The following coding sequences lie in one Streptomyces albofaciens JCM 4342 genomic window:
- a CDS encoding phosphoribosyltransferase family protein encodes MPMLLEDVYAGAPTVKSGRHLTTVNEFTDQSPALRPEVLAEATRRLVELGDFEAGKILVEEDKGAILGSAVSLAVGLPLAVARWYTYDLGGHGISVPIDSEYFTGTLYINGVEPGDRVTIVDDTISTGGTLVALIEAVRAAGARVEEVLVAVEKPENGGRERIAARFGIAVRSVIRIAVDPGTGRVVVLG; translated from the coding sequence ATGCCGATGTTGCTGGAAGATGTGTACGCGGGAGCGCCGACCGTAAAATCGGGACGGCATCTCACCACCGTCAACGAATTCACCGACCAATCACCCGCACTCCGCCCCGAGGTGCTCGCCGAGGCGACCCGGCGGCTGGTCGAACTGGGGGACTTCGAGGCCGGGAAGATCCTGGTCGAGGAGGACAAGGGCGCCATCCTCGGCAGCGCGGTCTCGCTGGCCGTGGGACTGCCGCTCGCGGTGGCCCGCTGGTACACCTACGACCTGGGCGGCCACGGCATCTCGGTGCCCATCGACAGCGAATACTTCACGGGCACGCTCTACATCAACGGCGTCGAACCGGGGGACCGGGTGACGATCGTCGACGACACGATCAGCACCGGCGGCACCCTCGTCGCCCTGATCGAGGCCGTCCGGGCGGCCGGCGCACGGGTCGAGGAAGTCCTGGTGGCGGTGGAGAAGCCGGAGAACGGCGGCCGCGAGCGGATCGCCGCCCGCTTCGGCATCGCGGTCCGCTCGGTCATCCGCATCGCCGTCGACCCGGGCACCGGGCGCGTCGTCGTCCTGGGCTGA
- a CDS encoding LysR family transcriptional regulator has protein sequence MQLQQLRYFAAVADTRHFTRAAEREHVAQPSLSQQIRALERELGAELFHRARGHITLTDAGRTLLPLARRILADTETARREVQEVAQLRRGRLRLGAPPSLCASLVPDVLSVFHTAYPGVDLVVHEDGSQDLVRVLAAGELDLALIITPLPEQAPALATAELLREELVVVSAPDRPAPARRGRRLRVEDLRDHPLAMFRRGYDLREFTVAACRAAGFEPVFTVEGGEMDAVLGFVRAGLGVAVVPSMVAERSGLRVTRFATPDMHRVISVAHRGDVSPPRAARELRRILLGHLGLEMPGE, from the coding sequence ATGCAGCTCCAGCAGCTCCGCTACTTCGCGGCGGTCGCCGACACCCGCCACTTCACCCGCGCCGCCGAACGCGAGCACGTCGCACAGCCCTCGCTGTCGCAGCAGATCAGAGCCCTGGAACGGGAGCTGGGCGCCGAACTGTTCCACCGGGCGCGCGGCCACATCACCCTCACCGACGCGGGCCGTACGCTGCTGCCGCTGGCCCGCCGCATCCTCGCCGACACCGAGACAGCGCGGCGCGAGGTGCAGGAGGTGGCGCAGCTGCGGCGCGGCCGGCTGCGGCTCGGCGCGCCGCCGAGCCTGTGCGCGAGCCTGGTCCCGGACGTGCTGAGCGTCTTCCACACCGCGTACCCGGGCGTGGACCTGGTCGTCCACGAGGACGGTTCGCAGGATCTCGTACGGGTCCTGGCGGCCGGCGAACTGGACCTCGCGCTCATCATCACCCCGCTCCCGGAGCAGGCCCCGGCGCTGGCCACCGCCGAACTGCTGCGGGAGGAACTGGTCGTGGTCTCGGCGCCGGACCGTCCGGCCCCGGCGCGGCGCGGGCGCCGGCTGCGCGTCGAAGACCTCCGGGACCACCCGCTGGCGATGTTCCGGCGCGGCTACGACCTGCGGGAGTTCACCGTGGCGGCCTGCCGCGCGGCCGGCTTCGAGCCGGTCTTCACCGTCGAGGGCGGCGAGATGGACGCGGTACTGGGGTTCGTCCGCGCCGGGCTGGGCGTCGCGGTGGTGCCCAGCATGGTCGCCGAACGCTCCGGACTGCGCGTCACCCGCTTCGCCACCCCCGACATGCACCGGGTGATCTCGGTGGCCCACCGGGGAGATGTCTCGCCGCCGCGGGCCGCCCGCGAACTCCGGCGCATTCTGCTGGGGCATCTGGGGCTGGAGATGCCCGGTGAGTGA